A single region of the Vicia villosa cultivar HV-30 ecotype Madison, WI linkage group LG4, Vvil1.0, whole genome shotgun sequence genome encodes:
- the LOC131596919 gene encoding uncharacterized protein LOC131596919 — MSIIVNGSPMQDFSVTRGLRQEDPLSPLPFLLVAEELMGMVKLASSLGDFKGFCLDEHNHFEILQFANDTILIGEDSWNNLWTFKVILRGFELVSGLRVNLNKSRLFGVNLDPDFIQVGSSFLNCEIGSSSFVFLGISVGINLRRCDVGRPLVSKLRRRIGSWQNKQLSIGGKVVLLNSILSSIPIFFFSFYKAPKSIIKEIIAIQRSFLWGGDEDKKKINWISWDKFDVWLGTSSLETLFPNLVSLSDEPHSKVADMGSWNGQILVWSIGILCGPNDEATTSQLVDLMNILTPVQPCNSLEDSFVWWRNSSDFTVSNAYDTILLFELPRPSLDNSFSLAFSRLWKTKVPSRFHLFGWRLIWNRLPTKAKLEKRGILIAPHLLVCPLCCRVKEDLNHIFLHCDIVRVWWSHFSNWLHIDLVFRLKLFWRDLLVWICLVYVEEDGVRESVDELDGGGGFFE; from the exons ATGTCCATTATTGTTAACGGTAGTCCAATGCAAGATTTTTCGGTTACAAGAGGTTTAAGGCAAGAAGATCCTCTCTCCCCTCTTCCTTTTTTGTTGGTGGCGGAGGAATTAATGGGTATGGTGAAGTTAGCTTCTTCTTTAGGTGATTTTAAAGGTTTTTGTTTGGATGAGCATAATCATTTTGAGATTCTTCAATTTGCCAATGATACGATTTTGATTGGAGAGGACTCTTGGAACAATCTTTGGACTTTTAAGGTCATTCTTAGAGGTTTTGAACTTGTTTCGGGATTGCGTGTTAATTTGAACAAGAGTCGACTTTTTGGTGTGAATCTTGATCCGGATTTTATTCAAGTCGGGTCCTCTTTTCTTAATTGTGAGATTGGTTCATCCTCTTTTGTGTTTCTTGGTATATCGGTTGGAATTAATCTGAGACGATGTGATGTGGGGAGACCTTTAGTTTCCAAATTAAGAAGACGAATCGGAAGTTGGCAAAATAAACAACTTTCGATTGGCGGGAAGGTTGTTTTGTTGAACTCCATTTTATCTAGTATcccaattttcttcttctctttttataAGGCTCCTAAGTCCATCATTAAGGAGATTATAGCGATTCAACGGTCCTTCCTTTGGGGTGGAGATGAGGATAAGAAGAAGATTAATTGGATTAGCTGGGACAAA TTTGATGTGTGGTTGGGAACATCATCTCTCGAAACACTTTTTCCGAATTTAGTTTCTTTATCGGATGAACCTCACTCGAAGGTGGCGGATATGGGTAGTTGGAATGGTCAAATTTTGGTTTGGTCTATCGGCATTCTTTGCGGTCCAAATGACGAGGCAACAACGTCACAATTGGTTGATTTAATGAATATTCTCACTCCGGTTCAGCCTTGCAACTCGCTTGAAGACTCCTTTGTGTGGTGGAGAAATTCTTCCGATTTCACGGTTAGTAACGCTTATGATACCATTTTATTATTTGAGTTACCGAGACCTTCATTGGACAATTCTTTTTCTTTAGCGTTCTCTCGTTTATGGAAGACGAAGGTTCCTAGTAGATTTCATCTTTTTGGTTGGAGGTTGATTTGGAATAGACTTCCTACAAAAGCGAAATTGGAAAAACGTGGAATTTTAATTGCTCCTCACTTATTGGTGTGTCCTTTGTGTTGTCGGGTTAAAGAGGATTTGAACCATATTTTTCTTCATTGCGACATTGTTAGAGTTTGGTGGAGTCATTTTTCTAATTGGCTTCATATAGATCTTGTTTTCCGGTtgaaactattttggagagactTGTTGGTTTGGATATGTCTT GTATATGTTGAGGAGGATGGGGTTCGGGAAAGTGTGGATGAGTTGGATGGAGGCGGTGGTTTTTTCGAGTAA